A genomic window from Prunus persica cultivar Lovell chromosome G2, Prunus_persica_NCBIv2, whole genome shotgun sequence includes:
- the LOC18785579 gene encoding ELMO domain-containing protein A isoform X2 — MFSDILDCCAEVVAGSAAWLGRGLSCVCAQRRESDARPSFDLTPVQEECLLRLQSRIDVPYESLVPEHQEALRALWNAAFPEEELRGLISEQWKEMGWQGKDPSTDFRGGGFISLENLLFFARNFPKSFQDLLRKQEGDRSVWEYPFAVAGVNITFMLIQMLDLEAVKPRTLVGATFLKFLAENESAFDLIYCITFKLMDHQWLSMRASYMDFNTVMKSTRRQLEKELLFEDITRLEDLPSYGLLSR, encoded by the exons CTGAGGTTGTGGCAGGATCAGCAGCGTGGCTTGGCCGAGGTCTTTCTTGTGTCTGTgcacagagaagagagagtgatGCTCGTCCTTCCTTTGATTTAACCCCTGTCCAG GAGGAATGCCTGCTGAGACTACAGAGCCGGATAGATGTTCCCTATGAGAGTTTAGTCCCTGAGCATCAG GAAGCTTTGAGGGCCTTGTGGAATGCTGCCTTTCCTGAAGAAGAACTTCGTGGTTTAATATCTGAGCAATGGAAGGAAATGGGTTGGCAAGGGAAGGATCCATCAACAGATTTTAG GGGTGGTGGTTTTATATCATTGGAGAATTTGTTGTTCTTTGCTAGGAATTTCCCG AAATCTTTCCAGGATCTTCTTCGAAAGCAAGAAGGTGATAGGTCTGTGTGGGAATACCCATTTGCTGTTGCTGGTGTGAATATAACATTCATGCTTATTCAGATGCTTGATCTTGAAGCCG TCAAACCACGAACATTGGTGGGAGCTACTTTCTTGAAGTTTCTTGCAG AAAATGAATCAGCGTTTGACCTTATATATTGCATCACATTCAAGCTAATGGACCATCAATGGCTTTCTATGCGTGCATCATATATGGATTTCAAT ACGGTGATGAAATCCACACGCCGGCAGTTGGAAAAAGAGCTTCTGTTTGAAGACATAACACGGCTGGAAGACTTGCCTTCTTATGGCCTTCTTTCCCGATAG